One region of Trinickia violacea genomic DNA includes:
- a CDS encoding MarR family winged helix-turn-helix transcriptional regulator — MDTHIEERFGFLISDVGRLCGKRFDDLAKSSVDLTRAQCRALAYLAHYGEVNQARLADLLDVAPISAGRLLDRMEEGGWIERFDNPDDRRERQVRITAKAERTLGKARKVGDEVAAEGLDGLTDVEAKQLIELLQRVRCNLSRIVDR, encoded by the coding sequence ATGGATACCCACATTGAAGAACGCTTCGGCTTCTTGATCTCCGACGTCGGCCGCCTGTGCGGCAAGCGCTTCGACGATCTCGCGAAGTCGTCGGTCGATCTCACGCGTGCGCAATGCCGCGCGCTAGCTTATCTGGCGCATTACGGCGAGGTGAATCAGGCGCGGCTCGCCGACTTGCTGGACGTGGCGCCGATTTCGGCCGGGCGGTTACTGGACCGGATGGAGGAAGGCGGCTGGATCGAGCGTTTCGATAATCCCGACGATCGCCGCGAACGGCAAGTGCGGATAACCGCGAAGGCCGAGCGCACGCTCGGCAAGGCGCGCAAGGTTGGCGACGAAGTCGCGGCAGAAGGGCTCGACGGTCTGACTGACGTGGAGGCAAAACAGTTGATTGAGTTGCTGCAACGGGTGCGGTGCAATCTGAGCAGGATTGTCGATCGGTAA
- a CDS encoding HIT family protein, whose product MSYDSNNAFAKILRGDLPCVKVAEDDATCAIMGLMPQADGHVLVIPKEPVAQIFELSGASAIACMRMTQRIAIAVRDALQADGVFIGQFNGSAAGQTVAHVHFHVIPRWEGVALSLHAREIADVATLEAFAQRIRERLV is encoded by the coding sequence ATATCCTACGACAGCAACAACGCGTTCGCAAAGATCCTCCGCGGCGATCTGCCGTGCGTCAAAGTGGCGGAGGACGACGCCACGTGCGCCATCATGGGCCTGATGCCGCAAGCCGACGGACATGTACTGGTCATTCCCAAGGAGCCCGTTGCACAAATCTTCGAGTTATCGGGCGCGTCGGCGATAGCGTGCATGCGCATGACGCAACGGATTGCGATTGCCGTGCGCGACGCGCTACAGGCGGACGGCGTGTTCATCGGCCAGTTCAACGGCAGCGCGGCAGGCCAGACGGTGGCCCACGTGCACTTCCATGTGATCCCACGCTGGGAGGGCGTTGCGTTGAGCCTGCATGCGCGCGAGATCGCCGACGTCGCCACGCTCGAAGCGTTCGCTCAGCGCATCCGCGAGCGGCTTGTGTAA
- a CDS encoding DUF7065 domain-containing protein, with protein MSESTETIAWTKSQKGFGTPTERDDFYHGRTLPEKHPEMTETWYWAFYEPESRMHGFIHIWTHPNLHLCTGGIFVHFGHKREQLAAEVFDFRNFNTDEIFDGAGNIRLPNGLTVTFEKPMERMRIRYENAARRFKLDMVQEAVQPAIVRANNQHFEQTMRAVGSAVHDGREYRFDNLTIRDRSWGERRPEDGHPIPPYTWMNCAFSKDFAFTIAGFDDPQRNPNWAGLYELPRDALVSDAWIYDHGRQLRLKTMSKLTERAEDGLRPVRSIIDCETEEGTRYRFIGEVTASNPWHCWQNALCHCGLTKWTSPQFDEIGWGETQEVQWNDFVARVCQPV; from the coding sequence ATGTCTGAATCGACCGAAACCATCGCCTGGACGAAGAGCCAAAAAGGCTTCGGCACGCCCACCGAGCGCGACGACTTCTATCACGGCCGTACGCTTCCCGAAAAGCATCCCGAGATGACGGAGACGTGGTACTGGGCCTTCTATGAGCCCGAGTCGCGGATGCATGGGTTCATCCATATCTGGACTCACCCGAACTTGCACTTGTGCACAGGCGGCATTTTCGTGCACTTCGGGCACAAGCGGGAACAACTCGCGGCCGAGGTGTTCGACTTCCGCAACTTCAACACCGACGAAATTTTCGACGGCGCAGGCAACATCCGCCTGCCGAACGGACTGACGGTGACCTTCGAGAAGCCGATGGAGCGTATGCGCATCCGGTACGAGAACGCGGCCCGCCGCTTCAAGCTCGATATGGTGCAGGAGGCCGTGCAGCCCGCGATCGTGCGGGCCAACAACCAGCACTTCGAGCAGACCATGCGGGCCGTCGGTTCGGCCGTGCATGACGGCAGAGAGTACCGCTTCGATAACCTGACGATCCGCGATCGCTCCTGGGGCGAGCGCCGCCCCGAGGACGGCCATCCGATCCCGCCGTACACCTGGATGAACTGTGCCTTCTCGAAGGATTTCGCGTTCACGATCGCCGGCTTCGACGATCCGCAGCGCAACCCGAACTGGGCTGGCCTCTACGAGCTGCCGCGGGACGCGCTCGTCAGCGACGCCTGGATCTACGACCATGGCAGACAGCTGCGGTTGAAGACGATGTCCAAGCTCACCGAGCGGGCGGAAGACGGCTTGCGCCCGGTGCGTAGCATCATTGACTGCGAGACCGAGGAAGGCACTCGCTACCGTTTCATCGGCGAGGTGACGGCCAGCAATCCCTGGCACTGCTGGCAGAACGCGCTGTGCCATTGCGGACTGACGAAATGGACCTCGCCCCAGTTCGATGAAATCGGCTGGGGAGAGACGCAGGAAGTGCAGTGGAACGACTTCGTCGCGCGCGTCTGCCAGCCGGTCTGA
- a CDS encoding phosphotransferase family protein yields the protein MDDITRKVLVSTQAFLERLTHLEALTADQLTEAHMAVTAIGYQLAQAAYDAPLLAELRRDERALSGELSALLGKSAPAAVTRRSLPHWSEGVGAELTAVLQGGQCETGGRKLDAQTEALVARRLRDFLVSYHEHADPTIGSGARNAYQGGRGDRREDKSGSGAIYITAEPLQDYLRARLPEHGATAVLEVQRLMGGFSKETYIVRLDAGGEQTIVIRKDGYGLPTGSSVVSEFAVLQEVHAAGVPTPQPLWLEPDVAHFGGAFMAVGFAKGEPAHLAVPTDPATRLKWARSLAGALALLHRSTVRKDADVREVLRADIAELQQRVEERERHPHPGIALGLAWLVDHLEDLGGRPACRVHGDAGYHNMLMRNDQLLALLDWEFSHHSDPMEDLVYIKPFIDQIEAWPQFTEVYEAESGFRFEAKAARFFDVWKSARNMVACMGSLNSLLLPGVKDVPLSVAGTVYIPKFEIETLNSIIQGAASNV from the coding sequence ATGGATGACATCACCCGTAAGGTCCTCGTTTCCACCCAGGCGTTCCTCGAACGCCTCACGCACTTGGAAGCGTTGACAGCCGACCAACTGACCGAAGCTCACATGGCCGTAACGGCGATCGGTTACCAGTTGGCTCAGGCTGCCTACGATGCGCCATTGCTGGCAGAGCTGCGCCGTGACGAGCGCGCGTTGTCCGGAGAACTGAGTGCGTTACTCGGCAAGTCGGCACCCGCCGCAGTCACGCGCCGGTCGCTGCCGCATTGGTCCGAGGGAGTCGGCGCCGAACTGACGGCGGTATTGCAGGGCGGGCAGTGCGAGACCGGCGGGCGCAAGCTCGATGCGCAGACGGAGGCTTTGGTCGCGCGGCGCCTGCGCGATTTTCTAGTTTCGTACCACGAACACGCGGACCCCACGATCGGCTCCGGTGCGCGGAACGCGTACCAGGGAGGCCGGGGCGACCGGCGGGAAGACAAGTCGGGCAGCGGTGCGATCTACATCACCGCCGAGCCTCTGCAGGATTACTTGCGTGCGCGCCTCCCCGAACATGGGGCGACCGCCGTGCTCGAGGTTCAGCGGCTGATGGGCGGCTTCTCGAAGGAAACCTACATCGTCCGGCTCGATGCAGGCGGCGAACAGACGATCGTGATTCGCAAGGATGGCTACGGCCTGCCCACCGGATCCAGCGTGGTATCGGAATTCGCCGTGCTGCAAGAGGTGCATGCGGCCGGCGTGCCGACGCCGCAACCATTGTGGCTGGAGCCCGACGTGGCGCATTTTGGCGGTGCGTTCATGGCAGTCGGCTTCGCCAAGGGCGAGCCGGCGCACCTGGCGGTGCCGACGGATCCTGCGACCCGGCTGAAGTGGGCCCGGAGCCTGGCCGGCGCGCTTGCATTGCTGCACCGCTCGACAGTGCGCAAGGATGCCGACGTGCGGGAAGTGCTGCGCGCCGATATCGCCGAGCTGCAACAGCGGGTGGAGGAGCGGGAACGGCATCCGCACCCGGGCATTGCCCTGGGCCTCGCCTGGCTCGTCGATCACCTCGAGGATCTGGGGGGCCGCCCAGCCTGCCGTGTGCACGGCGATGCGGGCTATCACAACATGTTGATGCGGAACGATCAGTTGCTCGCGCTGCTGGACTGGGAGTTCAGCCATCACAGCGACCCGATGGAAGACCTGGTCTACATCAAGCCGTTCATCGATCAGATCGAGGCGTGGCCCCAGTTTACCGAGGTCTACGAGGCCGAGTCCGGTTTCCGCTTCGAGGCGAAGGCGGCGCGCTTCTTCGATGTCTGGAAGAGCGCCCGCAACATGGTGGCCTGCATGGGCTCGCTGAACTCGCTGCTGCTGCCGGGCGTGAAGGACGTGCCGCTGTCAGTCGCCGGAACCGTCTACATCCCCAAGTTTGAGATCGAAACGCTGAACTCGATTATCCAAGGAGCCGCATCGAATGTCTGA
- a CDS encoding MFS transporter produces the protein MGLAFGSFGPLLASTEQHFGVPRAAAATGMSMITLAIGGLSPFLGGMQQRVSVRTGMALGALLSAIGYWGLAFTGSFHVALAMFGLIGVGVCLTAILGPLILVSRWFESKRGKVLGIVNLPILLFLTPYIVAETLPRYGRCVLLSAMGTICAALVAVLMLLVEHPPASARAADVAAAQGEEAAPIMKRPAFWLLSLGIGIVAGAGTGFVVHIVPFGVSRQMSLQSASALLSVYAGAGVGGTALFGWICDRIGPPAALVVSTFCQALLWWSFLYVDGTALYVLAALLGICVVPLVTLHGAAISQMFDTASVSRAMGYSYSIKLPFIFGFAPALGLMFDRFGHYDVPFLITAALLAVAGLFFYVMLLTLHRRKSSLAVVAAS, from the coding sequence ATGGGTCTTGCATTCGGCTCGTTCGGGCCGTTGCTCGCGAGTACCGAGCAGCACTTCGGCGTGCCGCGCGCCGCTGCCGCCACCGGCATGAGCATGATCACGCTGGCCATCGGCGGCCTCTCGCCGTTCCTCGGCGGCATGCAGCAACGCGTGTCCGTGCGCACCGGCATGGCGCTCGGCGCGCTGCTCAGCGCTATCGGTTACTGGGGGCTGGCCTTCACCGGTTCGTTCCATGTCGCGCTCGCGATGTTCGGCCTGATCGGCGTCGGTGTCTGCCTGACGGCGATCCTCGGGCCGCTGATCCTGGTTAGCCGCTGGTTCGAGTCGAAGCGGGGCAAGGTGCTCGGCATCGTCAACCTGCCAATCCTGCTGTTCCTCACGCCCTACATCGTCGCCGAGACGCTGCCGCGCTACGGCCGTTGTGTGTTGCTGAGCGCGATGGGCACGATCTGCGCCGCGCTCGTGGCGGTGTTGATGCTGCTGGTCGAGCACCCGCCTGCGTCGGCGCGCGCAGCGGATGTTGCGGCGGCGCAGGGAGAGGAGGCCGCGCCGATCATGAAACGGCCGGCGTTCTGGCTGCTGTCGCTCGGCATCGGAATCGTGGCCGGCGCAGGCACCGGCTTCGTCGTGCACATCGTGCCGTTCGGCGTGAGCAGGCAAATGTCGCTGCAGTCGGCCTCGGCGCTGCTGTCCGTTTATGCCGGCGCGGGTGTCGGCGGCACGGCGCTGTTCGGCTGGATCTGCGACCGCATCGGCCCGCCGGCCGCACTGGTGGTCAGCACCTTTTGCCAGGCACTGTTGTGGTGGAGCTTCCTGTATGTCGACGGCACCGCCTTGTATGTGCTCGCTGCGCTGCTCGGCATCTGCGTGGTGCCGCTGGTCACGCTGCACGGAGCCGCGATCAGCCAGATGTTCGACACGGCCAGCGTGAGCCGCGCGATGGGATACAGCTACTCGATCAAGCTGCCGTTCATCTTCGGGTTCGCGCCGGCGCTCGGGTTGATGTTCGACCGCTTTGGCCACTACGACGTGCCGTTTCTGATCACGGCCGCACTGCTTGCGGTGGCGGGCCTCTTCTTCTACGTGATGCTGTTGACGCTGCATCGGCGGAAATCCTCCCTCGCCGTGGTCGCCGCCTCCTGA
- a CDS encoding NADH:flavin oxidoreductase, with protein MTRQSLSSPLTIRTLTVPNRVAMSPMTRGFCPDGAPTEEVAKYYSRRAAGGCGLIITEAVGIDHPSALGDAGLGEDNIPVLHGDAPVAGWRRVVETVHAAGGRIVPQLWHQGALRLAGTGPNPEARTLSPSGVWGPLGRMTSLAAGKVPADRRIGEPMRESEIDEVIEAYVRSARNATLAGFDGVAIHGAHGYLIDTFLWDETNVRNDRWGGDHAQRTAFAVEVVRRIRQAIGPLVPIFFRFSQWKQQDFRAQLATTPQELEQVLGPLADAGVDVFDASVRYFDKAAYPDSDLSLAGWAKKVTGKLSMAVGGVGINKGMYDGDKGVAAVDNVERVVSRLMHGEFDLVAVGRAVLGDAEWARKAIAGEAAVPFDPNTLSQLA; from the coding sequence ATGACCCGTCAGAGCCTGTCTTCTCCGCTCACAATCCGCACGCTCACGGTCCCCAATCGCGTTGCGATGTCACCGATGACCCGGGGCTTCTGTCCTGACGGCGCGCCCACTGAGGAGGTGGCGAAGTACTACTCGCGCCGTGCGGCGGGCGGCTGTGGCCTCATCATCACCGAGGCGGTTGGGATCGATCATCCGTCGGCGCTCGGCGACGCCGGTCTTGGCGAAGACAACATTCCGGTGCTGCATGGGGACGCGCCGGTTGCGGGCTGGCGGCGCGTCGTCGAGACGGTGCATGCGGCTGGCGGTCGAATCGTGCCGCAGCTGTGGCACCAGGGGGCGCTGCGGCTGGCCGGTACCGGGCCGAATCCCGAGGCGCGGACACTGAGTCCGTCAGGCGTCTGGGGGCCGCTTGGGCGCATGACCTCGCTGGCCGCGGGGAAGGTCCCTGCAGATCGGCGCATCGGCGAGCCGATGCGCGAGTCCGAGATCGACGAAGTCATCGAGGCCTACGTGCGCTCCGCCCGTAACGCCACGCTCGCGGGCTTCGACGGCGTCGCCATCCACGGGGCGCACGGCTACCTGATCGACACCTTCCTGTGGGACGAAACCAACGTGCGCAACGACCGCTGGGGTGGCGATCACGCGCAGCGCACGGCGTTCGCGGTGGAAGTCGTGCGCCGCATCCGGCAGGCGATCGGGCCCCTCGTGCCGATCTTCTTCCGCTTCTCGCAGTGGAAACAGCAGGACTTCCGTGCCCAGCTCGCAACGACGCCGCAGGAACTGGAACAGGTGCTCGGCCCGCTGGCCGACGCCGGCGTGGACGTGTTCGATGCGAGCGTGCGCTACTTCGACAAGGCCGCCTATCCGGATTCCGACCTCAGCCTCGCAGGCTGGGCGAAGAAGGTGACAGGCAAGCTGTCGATGGCGGTCGGAGGCGTCGGGATCAACAAGGGGATGTACGACGGAGACAAGGGCGTCGCTGCCGTCGATAACGTGGAGCGGGTGGTGAGCCGTCTCATGCACGGCGAATTCGATCTTGTCGCGGTGGGTCGCGCAGTACTCGGCGACGCAGAATGGGCGCGCAAGGCGATCGCTGGCGAGGCTGCAGTGCCGTTCGATCCGAACACGCTGAGCCAGCTCGCCTGA
- a CDS encoding crotonase/enoyl-CoA hydratase family protein — translation MIDILLRSTSDGIVTLTLNRPEQRNPVSDPAMIDALCDAIEAADADLSARVVILTGAGSAFSTGGNIHSMQPGGGLVDARPIQTRQNYRRGIQRLPLLFEQIEIPVVAAVNGPAIGAGCDLACMCDIRIAGESARFAESFVKLGIVPGDGGAWLLPRVIGFSKACELAFTGDIIDARDALACGLVSQVVGDAELMAAARAVAGRIAANPPHAVRMTKRLMREARTATLSTILELSAAAQALSHTTPDHAEAVAAFLAKRAPQFGRG, via the coding sequence ATGATAGATATCCTGCTGCGCAGCACATCCGACGGCATCGTGACGCTGACGCTGAACCGGCCCGAGCAGCGCAACCCCGTCTCCGATCCGGCGATGATCGACGCGCTGTGCGATGCGATCGAAGCCGCCGATGCGGACCTGTCTGCGCGCGTCGTGATCCTGACAGGCGCCGGCTCGGCGTTTTCGACCGGCGGCAATATCCATTCGATGCAGCCGGGCGGCGGCCTCGTCGACGCCCGTCCGATCCAGACCCGGCAGAACTACCGCCGCGGCATCCAGCGGCTCCCGCTGCTGTTCGAACAGATCGAAATCCCTGTCGTCGCCGCCGTCAACGGCCCGGCGATCGGCGCCGGATGCGACCTCGCATGCATGTGCGACATCCGCATCGCGGGCGAGAGCGCACGCTTCGCGGAGAGCTTCGTCAAGCTCGGCATCGTGCCGGGCGATGGCGGTGCGTGGCTGCTGCCGCGCGTGATCGGTTTTTCGAAAGCCTGCGAACTGGCCTTCACCGGCGACATCATCGATGCTCGTGACGCGCTGGCCTGCGGGCTGGTTTCGCAAGTCGTCGGCGACGCCGAGCTGATGGCCGCAGCGAGAGCCGTTGCCGGCCGCATCGCGGCGAATCCGCCCCACGCGGTGCGCATGACCAAGCGGCTGATGCGCGAGGCACGCACGGCGACGCTGTCGACGATCCTCGAGCTTTCGGCCGCGGCGCAGGCGCTATCGCACACCACGCCCGACCACGCCGAAGCCGTCGCCGCCTTCCTCGCCAAGCGTGCGCCGCAGTTCGGGCGAGGCTAA
- a CDS encoding crotonase/enoyl-CoA hydratase family protein has translation MSEVVFEVADGIATITINRPEARNAVNAAVALAIADATDQIDRRNDIQVAILTGAGGTFSAGMDLKAFLRGENVKPYGRGFAGLTNATIRKPLIAAVEGHALAGGFEMALACDLIVASEASTFGLPEVRRGLVANAGGLVRLPRQLPYRVALELVLTGATVSAQALLAHGLINRVAPAGQALTVARALAAAIAANGPMAVAVSKRVMQESQDWASTELFDRQNEYTMPVFKSADAKEGATAFAEKRMPVWTGA, from the coding sequence ATGTCCGAAGTCGTTTTCGAGGTGGCTGACGGCATCGCCACCATCACGATCAACCGCCCGGAAGCCCGCAACGCGGTGAACGCGGCGGTGGCCCTCGCGATCGCCGACGCGACCGACCAGATCGACCGGCGCAACGACATCCAGGTTGCGATCCTCACGGGGGCCGGCGGGACTTTTTCTGCCGGGATGGACCTGAAAGCCTTCTTGCGCGGCGAGAACGTCAAGCCGTATGGACGCGGCTTTGCCGGCCTGACCAACGCGACGATTCGCAAGCCTCTGATTGCCGCGGTGGAGGGGCATGCCTTGGCCGGCGGCTTCGAAATGGCGCTCGCCTGCGATCTGATCGTCGCCTCCGAGGCCTCGACGTTCGGCCTGCCCGAAGTCAGGCGCGGGCTCGTTGCCAATGCGGGTGGCTTGGTGCGGCTTCCGCGCCAACTCCCGTACCGTGTGGCGCTCGAGCTCGTGTTGACCGGCGCGACGGTCTCCGCGCAGGCGCTGCTCGCGCACGGCCTGATCAACCGGGTCGCGCCGGCCGGCCAGGCGCTCACCGTGGCCCGGGCACTGGCCGCCGCCATCGCGGCGAACGGCCCGATGGCCGTAGCCGTGAGCAAGCGGGTGATGCAGGAATCGCAGGACTGGGCGAGCACCGAGCTCTTCGATCGACAGAACGAATACACGATGCCCGTGTTCAAGTCTGCCGATGCAAAGGAGGGCGCCACCGCCTTCGCCGAGAAGCGCATGCCGGTCTGGACCGGAGCCTGA
- a CDS encoding SDR family NAD(P)-dependent oxidoreductase: MNIQGMSAVVTGGASGLGRATVEKLLSQGAKVVIADLPTSDGAAVADKFGPNCRFVPADVTSEEQMLQVFEAASGLGPLRATVHCAGRGGPLRVVDKNGVPGSLDHYETIVRINLIGSFNVLRLAAAEMAKTEEVDGERGVIVLTASVAAFEGQIGQIPYASAKAGIVGMTIVAARDLASRKIRVCTIAPGTFDTPILERVAPEVRESLAKAVPHPSRLGKPSEFALTAAHIIENSMLNGETIRLDGAIRMPPR, encoded by the coding sequence ATGAACATCCAGGGAATGTCTGCCGTCGTCACGGGCGGTGCATCCGGTCTCGGCCGGGCAACGGTCGAGAAGCTGCTGTCGCAGGGCGCGAAGGTGGTGATTGCCGACCTGCCGACCTCCGACGGCGCCGCCGTGGCCGACAAGTTCGGCCCGAACTGCCGCTTCGTCCCGGCTGACGTCACGAGCGAAGAACAGATGCTGCAAGTCTTCGAAGCAGCGTCGGGGCTGGGTCCGTTGCGCGCGACCGTACACTGCGCCGGACGCGGCGGCCCGCTGCGCGTAGTTGACAAGAACGGCGTGCCCGGGTCGCTCGACCACTACGAGACGATCGTCCGCATCAACCTGATCGGCAGCTTCAACGTGCTGCGGCTGGCTGCTGCTGAGATGGCGAAAACGGAGGAAGTCGACGGCGAACGCGGCGTCATCGTGCTGACCGCATCGGTCGCCGCATTCGAAGGGCAGATCGGGCAGATACCCTATGCCTCCGCCAAGGCTGGCATCGTGGGCATGACGATCGTCGCCGCACGCGACTTGGCGAGCCGCAAGATCCGCGTCTGCACGATCGCCCCCGGCACCTTCGACACGCCGATCCTCGAGCGCGTCGCGCCCGAGGTGCGCGAGTCGCTCGCGAAGGCCGTGCCGCACCCGTCGCGTCTCGGCAAGCCGTCGGAGTTCGCGCTCACGGCCGCGCACATCATCGAGAACTCCATGCTGAACGGCGAGACGATCCGCCTCGACGGCGCGATCCGCATGCCGCCGCGCTGA
- a CDS encoding thiolase family protein yields the protein MTTNSAVIVDAIRTPMGRGKAGGALSELHPTDLLGQLFKRLMSRNDVDPGSVDDVIVGCVSQVGEQSGSPGRIAWLGAGLPEHVPSTVVDRRCGSSQQAVHFAAQGIAAGAYDIVVAGGVESMSRVPMFTARIGKDPLGAMLYARYPDGLISQGIAAERIAAKWKISREELDALSAQSHRRAAAARNSGAFDAEIVSIGEGGALLSADETIRDSTTAEGLAALQPSFVNDEMKARYPEINWSVTAGNSSQLADGASALLLMSEQTAKRLGLKPRARFVAFDVIGDDPIMMLTAPIPSTRRVLAKAGLKVSDIDHFEVNEAFASVPLAWLREFDADPAKLNPRGGAIALGHPLGASGGRLMTTMLHALEQTGGRYGLQTMCEAGGLANATIIERL from the coding sequence ATGACGACGAACAGTGCGGTAATCGTGGACGCCATCCGGACACCCATGGGCCGGGGCAAGGCGGGCGGTGCGTTGTCGGAGCTGCATCCGACCGATCTCTTGGGGCAGTTGTTCAAGAGGCTGATGTCACGCAACGATGTCGACCCGGGCAGCGTCGACGACGTGATCGTCGGCTGCGTGAGCCAGGTCGGCGAACAGTCCGGGTCGCCGGGCCGTATTGCGTGGCTCGGCGCGGGGCTTCCCGAACACGTGCCCTCAACGGTGGTCGACCGTCGTTGCGGCTCGAGCCAGCAGGCCGTGCACTTCGCCGCGCAGGGCATCGCGGCCGGCGCCTACGACATCGTGGTGGCCGGCGGTGTCGAATCGATGAGCCGGGTCCCGATGTTCACTGCGCGCATCGGCAAGGACCCGCTTGGTGCGATGCTCTATGCACGCTATCCCGACGGACTCATCTCGCAGGGCATTGCGGCCGAACGCATCGCGGCGAAATGGAAGATTTCGCGTGAGGAACTCGATGCGTTGTCGGCACAGTCGCACCGGCGCGCGGCCGCGGCGCGCAATAGCGGCGCTTTCGATGCCGAGATCGTGTCGATCGGCGAAGGCGGCGCTCTCTTGAGTGCCGACGAGACGATTCGCGACAGCACGACAGCCGAAGGGCTCGCCGCGCTGCAGCCGTCTTTCGTCAACGATGAGATGAAGGCGCGCTACCCGGAGATCAACTGGAGTGTCACCGCAGGCAATTCGTCGCAGCTTGCCGACGGCGCCTCGGCACTGCTCTTGATGAGCGAGCAGACGGCCAAGCGCCTCGGCCTGAAGCCGCGCGCGCGGTTCGTCGCGTTCGACGTGATCGGCGATGACCCCATCATGATGCTGACGGCGCCGATTCCGTCGACGCGCCGCGTGCTCGCGAAAGCGGGACTGAAAGTCAGTGATATCGACCACTTCGAAGTCAACGAGGCGTTCGCCAGCGTGCCGCTCGCCTGGCTGCGCGAGTTCGATGCCGATCCCGCGAAGCTCAACCCGCGCGGAGGTGCGATTGCGCTTGGCCATCCGCTCGGTGCATCGGGCGGGCGGCTGATGACGACGATGCTCCATGCGCTCGAACAGACAGGCGGCCGCTACGGCTTGCAGACCATGTGCGAGGCCGGCGGCCTGGCCAATGCCACCATCATCGAACGACTCTAA
- a CDS encoding acyl-CoA dehydrogenase family protein, translating into MTSMMPQFSFSGLNRSPAVELLRDEVRAFIAEEGRAWTALRRGESWSGFDAAFSRRLGERGWIGMTWPKQYGGHGRTAFERYVVLEELLAAGAPVAAHWFADRQTGPLLLKFGTEAQKSRLLPRMARGECFSCIGMSEPNSGSDLAAVQTRAQPVDGGWRVNGTKLWTTYAHEAHYMVLFCRTSGSREDRQGGTSQLLVDLKTPGITIRPIVDMTGRHHFNEVVFEDVFLPSDALIGKEGDGWAQVTSELAYERSGPERFLSSYRVLVELVRVLGNAPDDRAAVALGRFAAHLVTLRHLSKSVTAMLEEGVDPQLQASIVKDLGAVFEQELPELARELFAHEAAGPALNQDFYAVLAQSVMNAPSYSLRGGTREILRGIISRGLGLR; encoded by the coding sequence GTGACGTCCATGATGCCTCAGTTTTCTTTTTCCGGACTCAATCGCTCGCCGGCTGTCGAGCTACTGCGCGACGAGGTGCGCGCCTTCATTGCCGAGGAGGGACGGGCCTGGACCGCGCTCCGGCGCGGCGAATCGTGGAGCGGCTTCGACGCGGCCTTCAGCCGTCGGCTCGGCGAGCGCGGTTGGATCGGCATGACTTGGCCGAAGCAGTACGGCGGCCACGGGCGCACCGCGTTCGAACGTTATGTGGTGCTCGAGGAACTGCTCGCCGCCGGTGCGCCAGTAGCTGCCCACTGGTTCGCCGACCGGCAGACCGGACCGCTGCTGTTGAAGTTCGGCACCGAGGCGCAGAAGTCCCGGCTCCTGCCGCGCATGGCGCGCGGCGAATGCTTCAGCTGCATCGGCATGAGCGAGCCGAACTCGGGCTCCGACCTTGCCGCGGTGCAGACCCGTGCGCAGCCTGTCGACGGAGGATGGCGCGTCAACGGCACGAAGCTATGGACGACCTATGCCCACGAGGCCCATTACATGGTGCTGTTCTGTCGCACGAGCGGCAGCCGCGAGGATCGGCAGGGCGGCACGAGCCAGCTGCTCGTCGATTTGAAGACGCCCGGCATCACGATTCGGCCGATCGTTGACATGACGGGTCGCCACCATTTCAACGAGGTCGTCTTCGAGGACGTCTTCCTGCCGTCCGACGCGCTGATCGGCAAGGAGGGCGATGGCTGGGCGCAGGTGACGAGCGAGCTCGCCTACGAGCGCAGCGGACCGGAACGCTTCCTTTCGTCATATCGGGTGCTCGTGGAGTTGGTGCGGGTGCTCGGCAATGCGCCGGACGATCGTGCGGCGGTGGCGCTCGGCCGCTTCGCTGCCCACCTCGTGACGCTGCGGCACCTGTCCAAAAGCGTGACCGCGATGCTCGAGGAAGGCGTGGATCCGCAACTGCAGGCGTCCATCGTCAAGGATCTCGGCGCCGTGTTCGAGCAGGAGCTGCCCGAACTCGCGCGTGAACTCTTCGCGCACGAGGCTGCCGGCCCGGCTCTGAACCAGGACTTCTACGCGGTGCTTGCGCAGTCGGTCATGAACGCGCCTTCCTACTCTTTGCGTGGCGGGACGCGCGAGATCCTGCGCGGCATCATCTCGCGCGGACTTGGGCTGCGCTGA